One Chitinispirillales bacterium genomic window, CTTGCGAAGCGTTCAGAAGTATCTTGTCGAAATACACGGGAAAATCTTCGGGATTGCCCATGCTTGACAACAAGACGCCGCCGGAGTTTGCTTGACGATATACTTCGTTTATTGTTTTTTTCGTCCAGTTTTTGTTTTCTTTGTACGTATTTTGGCTTGTGACGATTTTTAGCGCACGGGTCGGACAAAGTGAAACGCAACGATGGCAATTTACGCATTTGGCATCATCGCAAACCATCTTTTTGGAGTCGGCAAGATATTCATGAACTTCGTTAGCGCATTGCCTCTCACAAGCGCGGCAAACTATACATTTATCATAATTTCTCGCTACTTCATAGTCGGGATATAAAAAATTTATCGCCATTATTTCTCACTTTCGTCGTTAATGTTGATTATCACCGGCTGCCCGCCTTTAGGCGCCCAAACATTTTCAAGATTCGGCTCAATAATACGAATAGCCGCTTCTTCACTTGCGATATAAACCACATCGTCCTTTTCACCTACAACCATACTTCGCAGTTTCAGTCTGTCGTTGAGCGCCATCAACCCTCCTTCAAAACCGACCATAATTGAAAACGGTCCCGTAATGAGCTGAGCGGAGAACATTATTCGCAGATATTCAAACCTTTCCTTTTCGTCTTTTGTTTGCCGTGCGATAGTCTGCCAAAACGGAGCGGCTATAACCGACGCTATTTCGTCAAAAGTCAATCCTTTTTTTCTGTGCAGATAATCAATTATATAAGTAATGACTTCGGTATCTGTTTGAAGCGTACATTTATAGCCGTACATTTCAATAGCGCGTCGATTTGCGTCATAAGACGATATTTCGCCGTTATGCACAACCGAATAATCAAGCAGTGCAAAAGGGTGCGCACCGCCCCACCAGCCGGGAGTATTTGTCGGATAACGTCCGTGCGCCGTAAAGCAATAGCCCTCATATTCTTCAAGTTTATAAAAACGTCCGACATCTTCCGGAAAACCGACCGCCTTGAAAACACCCATATTTTTCCCGCTTGAGAAGACGTAAGCGCCGTTAATTTTTGTATTCACGTAAAATACGCATCTTGCGGTAAATTCACGTTCGTTATTTTGACTTTCCGCTAATTTTGTCGGTAGCGGCGTAACGAAATAACGCCAGATAAGCGGCTCATCCGTAATTTCTTTCATTTTTCTGACAGGAATTTTGGAAAGGTTTATAATATCAAAATGCCGCTCCAAAAACTCTTCACATTCTTTTTTTACCTGCACGCTGTCATAAAAAATATGAAACGCGTAATAGTCCTTGTATTCCGGATAAATTCCATACGCCGCAAAGCCGCCGCCCAATCCGTTTGAACGGTCGTGCATTACCGCAATAGATTGGATAATCGCCTCACCGCTCATACGTTTGCCGGATTTGCTTATGATTCCCGATATTGCGCAACCCGACGGAATTCTTACCTGTCCTTCTCGCTGCATATATTCTCCTTGATAAGCGTATAAACAAAAAGACGTTCATCAAATAATACGGACTCCGCACTATCCAATGAACGCCTTTGTTCAAATTGTCGATAATATACTTTGTGTATTATATCGCTGTCAAGAAAAATTTATATTTTTTTGAAAAATAAAATGTTCTTATTTGGTCATTGCGCAAGTAAAGGACAGGAACGGCAAGAGTTACAAATATTTCGCGAAATTCGGTGTTAAGATGTAATGTACAGGTAAATAGTTTACATAATTTTTTTACTGATATCTATCATTTTGCGGATGGAATTTTCTGCTTTTTTAATAATTTGCGTATCTAAAATTATCTCAGGCGACAAGGTTTCAAGCGAATCTGCAAGTTTCTTAAGCGTAATTTTTTTCATATTCGGGCAAGTGGCGTTTTGGCTTGCTAAAATAAATTTTTTCAGGGGATTTTCTTTTTGCAAGCGGTGAAGCATCCCTTCTTCCGTGCCGATAATAAAAATTTCTGCGTTGCTTTTTTGAACGAACATACTCATTTGTCCTGTCGATAAAATTTCATCGGAAGTATCGCAAACTTCTTTTGTGCATTCGGGATGTACCATAGTTATCGCATGAGGATATTGTTTTTTTAATTCAATTATATTCTCCGGTAAAATCCGCGAATGTGTAGGACAAAATCCGTCCCAGACAATGAATTTTCGTCCGGTTTTTTCGGCGACAACCCGTGCAAGCCATTTGTCCGGCACAAAAATTATTTCCTGATTTTTATCAAAAGCGTATTCGACAATTTTTGCGGCGTTGCTTGACGTACAGCACAAATCCGCTTGCGCTTTTACTTGTATAGAACTGTTTACATAGCATAAAACTTTCGCGTTTGGATTTTCATTTTTGAGTTTGCGTACTTGTTCGGCATTCACCATATCCGCCATAGGACATCCGGCATTTTCGTCCGGAAGCAAAACAATTTTGTCCGGCGAAAGCGTTTTTGCCGTTTCAGCCATAAAAAGCACTCCGCAAAACACTATAATTTTTTCTT contains:
- the nadA gene encoding quinolinate synthase NadA; the encoded protein is MENYQYVEKINKLRKEKNAVILAHNYQRSEIQDIADFSGDSLELSIKAAQVKEKIIVFCGVLFMAETAKTLSPDKIVLLPDENAGCPMADMVNAEQVRKLKNENPNAKVLCYVNSSIQVKAQADLCCTSSNAAKIVEYAFDKNQEIIFVPDKWLARVVAEKTGRKFIVWDGFCPTHSRILPENIIELKKQYPHAITMVHPECTKEVCDTSDEILSTGQMSMFVQKSNAEIFIIGTEEGMLHRLQKENPLKKFILASQNATCPNMKKITLKKLADSLETLSPEIILDTQIIKKAENSIRKMIDISKKIM